Proteins encoded by one window of Melanotaenia boesemani isolate fMelBoe1 chromosome 10, fMelBoe1.pri, whole genome shotgun sequence:
- the c10h12orf4 gene encoding protein C12orf4 homolog — protein MKKNKGKANSIAEKEFAFEFRAGKHNCVLKVPLQFPVHVNISDLHGRLMLLHKIPCYIENELKASLASFIEKETSQDYDREAELALQRLTTGDVDVNHLTSAWARSYAETTLEHALPEEPSRDEDFADVYHELIHSPASDTLLNLEHNYFVSISELISERDMEIKKLQERQTTEMDQVMHELGNTLSDHDVNAVASQHFDAQQVLENKWTSELKQVTEIQKHEYQEWVIKLHQDLQKSNNSSIINEEIKVQPSQLSEASDSGTRLFEEQPQLEESFTIHLGAQLKTMHNLRLVRADVLDFCKHRRHGSSGAKLRRLQTALSLYSSSLCGLVLLVDNRVNSYSGIKRDFATVAKECTDFHFSCLEEQLEEVQQVVLYARAQRSSKQKEQPEIQKNGGDDKSKTVERNPSNILPGEFYISRHSNLSEVHVVFHLCVDDNVRLGNITARDPAIMGLRNILKVCCTHDITTITVPLLLVHDMSEEMTIPWCLKRAELVFKCVKGFMMEMASWDGGISRTVQFLVPKSISEEMFYQLSNMLPQIFRVSSTLTLTSKR, from the exons ATGAAGAAGAACAAAGGGAAGGCGAACAGTATTGCTGAGAAGGAGTTTGCATTTGAATTCAGGGCAGGGAAACACAACTGTGTCCTCAAAGTGCCGCTTCAGTTTCCTGTGCACGTGAACATAAGTGACCTGCATGGACGTCTGATGCTGCTACATAAGATACCCTGCTACATAGAAAATG AGTTAAAAGCATCACTTGCCAGCTTCATTGAAAAGGAGACTTCTCAGGATTATGACAGAGAGGCAGAGCTGGCCCTGCAGAGACTTACGACAGGGGACGTGGATGTAAACCACCTCACCAGTGCCTGGGCCAGGTCTTATGCCGAG ACTACGCTGGAGCATGCCCTGCCTGAAGAACCCAGCCGGGACGAGGACTTTGCTGATGTTTACCATGAGCTGATCCACTCCCCTGCCTCAGATACGCTTCTAAACCTGGAGCACAACTACTTCGTCAGCATATCTGAGCTCATCAGTGAGAGAGACATGGAGATCAAGAAGCTACAGGAAAG GCAAACTACCGAAATGGACCAGGTGATGCACGAGTTGGGCAATACACTGAGTGACCACGATGTAAATGCAGTGGCATCCCAACATTTTGATGCACAGCAG GTCTTGGAGAACAAGTGGACCAGTGAGTTAAAGCAAGTGACTGAAATTCAGAAGCATGAGTATCAAGAGTGGGTCATAAAGCTGCATCAGGATCTGCAGAAATCCAACAACAGCAGCATAATTAA TGAGGAGATTAAGGTGCAGCCTAGCCAGCTGTCTGAGGCTTCAGATTCAGGGACGAGGCTGTTTGAGGAGCAGCCCCAGCTGGAGGAGAGCTTCACCATACACTTAG GAGCACAACTAAAGACGATGCACAACCTGCGGCTGGTCCGTGCAGACGTGCTGGACTTCTGCAAACACAGGCGACATGGCAGCAGCGGGGCCAAACTGCGGCGGCTGCAGACGGCCCTTTCGCTGTACTCCTCCTCACTCTGCGGACTGGTGCTGCTGGTGGACAACCGCGTCAACTCCTACAGCGGCATCAAAAGAG ACTTTGCAACTGTGGCTAAAGAGTGCACAGACTTCCATTTTTCCTGtctggaggagcagctggaggaggtgcAGCAGGTGGTGCTGTATGCCAGGGCCCAGCGGAGCAGCAAGCAGAAAGAGCAACCCG aGATCCAGAAGAACGGAGGTGATGATAAGAGCAAAACAGTTGAAAGAAATCCTTCTAACATCTTACCAG GTGAATTTTATATCTCACGACACTCCAACCTCTCAGAGGTTCATGTTGTCTTCCATCTCTGTGTGGATGACAACGTCCGTTTGGGTAACATCACGGCCCGGGACCCTGCCATCATGGGTTTGAGAAACATCCTGAAGGTCTGCTGCACACATGACATCACCACGATTACCGTACCTCTCCTGCTGGTCCATGACATGTCGGAG GAGATGACCATACCGTGGTGTCTGAAGAGGGCTGAGCTGGTATTTAAATGTGTCAAAG